In Vigna angularis cultivar LongXiaoDou No.4 chromosome 8, ASM1680809v1, whole genome shotgun sequence, one DNA window encodes the following:
- the LOC128193524 gene encoding uncharacterized protein LOC128193524: protein MSVSEYTNKFKHLVRFNTMATSEEWQCRKFENGLRSDLKVLISSLCIWSFPSMVERAKVLERNVVEVEQQKKQQATRGPILSRTNLNRNRTPYARPAQSSGSQAVVVVGQSGQQGAVRCFQCGGPHFRSVCPQLIGGKYCTRCRRNGHLESECNMGGRAAMRPPNAGRTQGRGGRAQAVGRVYAITGAEAISLGTLITGTCLVHGKSCYMLYDSGATHSFISKACVEKLGLAESEMQFDLVVSTPAAGAGGDFRNGLVSHQLHSDRLW from the exons ATGTCCGTTTCTGAATACACGAACAAGTTCAAGCACTTGGTTCGTTTCAACACTATGGCTACCAGCGAAGAATGGCAGTGTAGGAAGTTTGAGAATGGGCTGAGGAGTGATCTGAAGGTGTTGATATCCAGCCTGTGTATCTGGTCATTCCCTTCAATGGTTGAGAGGGCCAAGGTGTTAGAGAGGAATGTGGTTGAAGTGGAACAACAGAAGAAGCAACAAGCAACCAGGGGACCGATTTTGTCAAGAACAAATCTGAATCGGAATAGGACGCCgtacgctcgtccagcacagTCAAGTGGGTCTCAGGCGGTAGTTGTTGTTGGACAGTCTGGACAACAGGGGGCGGTCAGATGTTTTCAGTGTGGAGGACCTCATTTCAGGTCAGTCTGCCCTCAGTTGATAGGAGGGAAGTATTGCACTAGATGTAGAAGAAACGGTCATCTGGAGAGTGAGTGCAATATGGGAGGTCGAGCGGCAATGAGGCCGCCAAATGCTGGAAGAACTCAAGGTCGGGGTGGACGAGCGCAGGCTGTTGGGAGAGTTTATGCGATAACGGGCGCGGAAGCCATAAGCTTAGGTACGCTCATCACCGGTACCTGCTTAGTTCATGGAAAATCTTGTTATATGTTGTATGActcgggggcaacacactccttcatctcgaaggcgtgcgttgagaaACTGGGGTTAGCAGAGAGCGAAATGCAGTttgacttggtggtgtcaaccccagcagCTG GAGCTGGAggtgattttaggaatggattggttagcCACCAATTGCATTCTGATAGATTGTGGTGA